The following coding sequences lie in one Halorhabdus rudnickae genomic window:
- the ncsA gene encoding tRNA 2-thiolation protein NcsA, which produces MDCDRCGEPAVMHAAYSGAHLCGTHFRRSVEKRVRRRIREDGLVPDDATPEEPVTWLIGLSGGKDSVVLAQILAETFAEDPRIELLALSIHEGIEGYRDESLVAAEELTDDLDIRHETVSYAEEFGVRMDEVVEDDPESMAACAYCGVFRRDLLSDYAAEYDADLLLTGHNLDDEAETAMMNFLEGDVDQMAKHFDASLGPLDERTLTDRHVPRAKPLRDVPEKEVALYARLRDLPAHITECPHASESFRGKIQSLLYELEDAHPGTRHSIMAGYEQLARQASRSVDRDRSYTSCDTCGAPTTGGHCRKCQLLDVLEA; this is translated from the coding sequence ATGGATTGTGACCGGTGCGGTGAGCCGGCGGTGATGCACGCGGCCTACTCCGGGGCACATCTCTGTGGGACGCACTTTCGACGGTCCGTCGAGAAACGCGTCCGGCGGCGCATCCGGGAGGACGGTCTCGTCCCCGACGACGCCACGCCCGAGGAGCCGGTGACCTGGTTGATCGGTCTTTCCGGTGGGAAAGACAGCGTCGTCCTCGCACAGATCCTCGCGGAGACCTTCGCCGAGGATCCCCGGATCGAACTGCTCGCGCTCTCGATTCACGAGGGGATCGAGGGCTACCGTGACGAAAGCCTGGTAGCGGCCGAGGAACTGACCGACGATCTCGACATTCGTCACGAGACGGTCAGCTACGCCGAGGAGTTCGGTGTCCGGATGGACGAGGTCGTCGAAGACGATCCTGAGAGCATGGCTGCGTGTGCCTACTGTGGCGTGTTCCGCCGTGATCTGCTCTCGGATTACGCCGCGGAATACGACGCCGACCTGTTGCTGACGGGCCACAACCTCGACGACGAGGCCGAGACCGCGATGATGAACTTTCTGGAAGGAGATGTCGACCAGATGGCCAAACACTTCGACGCCAGCCTCGGTCCACTCGACGAGCGGACGCTGACCGATCGTCACGTCCCGCGCGCCAAGCCGCTTCGGGACGTTCCTGAGAAAGAGGTGGCGCTGTACGCCCGGTTACGTGATCTGCCGGCCCACATCACCGAGTGCCCCCACGCGTCGGAGTCCTTCCGGGGGAAGATCCAGTCGCTGCTGTACGAACTGGAGGACGCCCATCCGGGGACGCGTCATTCGATCATGGCCGGCTACGAGCAACTGGCCCGCCAGGCGTCTCGGAGTGTCGACCGCGACCGATCGTATACGTCCTGTGATACTTGTGGCGCGCCAACGACTGGCGGCCACTGTCGAAAGTGCCAGTTACTAGACGTGCTGGAGGCTTGA
- a CDS encoding DUF7095 family protein, translating to MSELDREAAVDRLEALVEAVDRETMPVPVREIWVYGDLALGLDPVERLDVYLTKELLFGQADEEATSLNEDLGVEGIGETVRTEWVRERPESVAANPSGHVAPEKCLAEHLLEEGEPIHLEVCNASFEDNVTRRLEGALARETYEHVLDPRGVCLWLDGRRSPEAFEKLRAGEYVFPTLAGALEQLGAGETEASAAAETLKARRDRQEGTTVRGDVL from the coding sequence ATGAGCGAACTCGATCGCGAGGCGGCAGTCGATCGACTCGAGGCTCTCGTCGAAGCCGTCGATCGCGAGACGATGCCGGTACCCGTCCGGGAGATATGGGTCTATGGCGACCTCGCCCTCGGACTGGACCCTGTCGAGCGTCTGGACGTCTACCTCACGAAGGAGCTCCTGTTCGGCCAGGCGGACGAAGAGGCGACGTCACTGAACGAGGATCTGGGCGTCGAGGGGATCGGCGAGACGGTCCGAACTGAGTGGGTCCGCGAACGCCCCGAATCCGTCGCGGCGAATCCCAGTGGGCACGTCGCACCCGAGAAGTGTCTCGCCGAACATCTCCTCGAGGAGGGAGAGCCCATCCACCTCGAGGTCTGTAACGCCTCCTTCGAGGATAACGTCACGCGCCGCCTGGAGGGGGCGCTCGCGCGGGAGACCTACGAACACGTCCTCGATCCCCGCGGCGTCTGCCTGTGGCTCGATGGCCGCCGCTCGCCGGAAGCCTTCGAGAAACTCCGGGCAGGTGAGTACGTCTTCCCGACGCTCGCGGGTGCACTGGAACAACTTGGTGCCGGCGAGACCGAAGCCAGCGCGGCAGCCGAGACCCTGAAAGCACGCCGCGACCGCCAGGAAGGGACCACCGTCCGGGGCGACGTGCTCTGA
- a CDS encoding class I SAM-dependent methyltransferase, which translates to MRRFDAEYLTHTRRGMWDESRQALSALELSGRDRVLDVGSGTGELTRVLREETHGDVVGCDADPTLLEHADPPVVAGDAYRLPFDDDTFELAVCQALLINLSEPDTVIEEFARVASDAVAVIEPDNGSVTVQSTVDAESALARKARRHYLDGVETDATLGSSLRPLLEAVGLTSVDVSRYDHKRTVTQPYSSADLEAARRKASGRGLASDRVTMLAGGLSAADYDKLRTDWREMGRTVVEQMQNGTYERTETVPFYVAIGRT; encoded by the coding sequence ATGCGTCGGTTCGACGCCGAGTATCTCACGCACACGCGCCGCGGTATGTGGGATGAGTCCCGTCAGGCGCTGTCGGCTCTCGAACTGTCGGGACGTGATCGGGTACTGGACGTCGGTTCTGGCACTGGCGAACTCACCCGCGTGCTCCGTGAGGAGACCCACGGGGACGTTGTGGGCTGTGACGCCGATCCCACACTCCTCGAACACGCCGATCCGCCGGTTGTGGCGGGCGACGCCTACCGACTCCCGTTCGACGACGATACCTTCGAGCTGGCGGTCTGTCAGGCGCTGTTGATCAACCTCTCCGAGCCGGATACGGTCATCGAGGAGTTCGCCCGCGTCGCCAGCGACGCCGTAGCAGTGATCGAACCGGACAACGGTAGCGTCACGGTACAGTCGACGGTCGACGCGGAGTCGGCGCTGGCCCGGAAGGCACGCCGTCATTACCTCGACGGCGTCGAGACGGACGCCACTCTCGGGTCATCACTCCGACCGCTACTGGAGGCAGTGGGTCTGACGTCGGTCGACGTCTCCCGGTACGATCACAAGCGGACGGTCACTCAGCCGTACTCGTCGGCGGATCTGGAGGCGGCGCGTCGGAAAGCCAGTGGCCGAGGGCTGGCGTCCGATCGCGTGACGATGCTCGCTGGCGGGCTCTCGGCGGCGGACTACGACAAACTCCGGACCGACTGGCGTGAGATGGGACGGACGGTCGTCGAGCAGATGCAAAATGGCACCTACGAACGCACCGAGACGGTCCCGTTCTACGTCGCGATCGGACGGACGTGA
- a CDS encoding deoxyribonuclease IV produces the protein MKIGAHTSIAGGVSNAVDEQLEYDGNCGQIFSHSPQVWQDPSFEDREVEAFRERSTDAGVGPWVIHSSYLVNLCTPKDDLREKSIDSMQREVEAADRLGVEYVNVHLGAHTGAGVEQGLDNAASALDELDVPEGVTVLVESDAGSGTKLGGEFDHLAGVLARSEQDIGICLDTAHLFAAGYDLSTPDAVEETVDEFAAQVGLDVLECLHLNDSKHACGTNKDEHAHLGEGKIGEDGIAALLNHPGLRDLPFVLETPTEDGRGFAWNVERARELRSA, from the coding sequence ATGAAAATCGGTGCGCACACGTCGATCGCGGGCGGCGTCTCCAACGCAGTCGACGAACAGCTCGAATACGACGGCAACTGCGGACAGATCTTTTCCCATTCGCCGCAGGTCTGGCAAGATCCATCCTTTGAGGACAGGGAGGTCGAGGCGTTCCGCGAGCGATCAACCGATGCTGGCGTCGGGCCGTGGGTGATCCATTCATCGTATCTGGTGAACCTCTGTACACCCAAAGACGATCTCCGGGAGAAGTCGATCGACTCCATGCAACGGGAGGTCGAGGCGGCCGACCGTCTCGGTGTCGAGTACGTGAACGTCCACCTCGGCGCGCATACGGGTGCAGGCGTCGAACAGGGGCTGGACAACGCCGCGAGCGCGCTGGACGAACTCGACGTGCCCGAGGGGGTGACTGTCCTCGTCGAATCGGATGCCGGAAGCGGGACGAAACTCGGCGGCGAGTTCGATCATCTGGCCGGTGTCCTGGCTCGCAGCGAACAGGATATCGGGATCTGTCTGGACACGGCCCATCTCTTCGCTGCTGGCTACGATCTCTCGACGCCGGACGCTGTCGAGGAAACCGTCGACGAATTTGCAGCGCAGGTCGGACTGGACGTTTTGGAGTGTCTGCACCTCAACGACTCGAAACACGCGTGCGGGACGAACAAGGACGAGCACGCACACCTCGGCGAGGGCAAGATCGGGGAGGATGGCATCGCCGCCCTGTTGAATCATCCCGGCCTCCGTGACCTGCCGTTCGTCCTCGAGACGCCCACCGAAGACGGTCGCGGGTTCGCCTGGAACGTCGAGCGGGCTCGGGAACTGCGTTCGGCCTGA
- a CDS encoding serine/threonine-protein kinase RIO2 — MVSNVAPVLAELEAEDFHLLSGIEQGMRFSEWVDREELPEYSRLTAEDVDYRLDRCEDRELIERKTIQYEGFRLTFEGYDALALHTFAERDTIEEVGSSLGVGKESDVYEVRSYKPLALKYHREGYTNFREVMREREYTADRDHVSWLYTARKAAEREYAVLEALYPGVRVPRPVDHNRHAIVMERMDGVELSQTKLESQQVRPVLDLILQEVQNAYEAGYVHADMSEYNVFVAEDGVTVFDWPQAVETEHENARELLGRDVENVLGYFQRKYPNAVEDVDKTAVATAIADGHFESIDAI, encoded by the coding sequence ATGGTTTCGAACGTCGCGCCGGTGCTCGCCGAGTTGGAGGCCGAAGACTTCCACCTCTTATCGGGGATCGAACAGGGAATGCGCTTCTCGGAGTGGGTCGACCGGGAAGAACTCCCGGAATACTCCCGACTGACAGCTGAAGACGTCGATTATCGGCTAGACCGCTGCGAGGATCGGGAACTCATCGAGCGCAAGACGATCCAGTACGAGGGCTTTCGGCTGACCTTCGAGGGATACGACGCGCTTGCCTTGCACACCTTCGCCGAACGTGACACCATCGAGGAAGTCGGATCGAGTCTGGGAGTTGGGAAAGAAAGCGACGTCTACGAAGTCCGTTCGTACAAACCACTTGCACTGAAATATCACCGAGAGGGCTATACAAATTTCCGAGAAGTGATGCGCGAACGCGAGTACACAGCCGACCGCGATCACGTCTCCTGGCTGTATACGGCCCGAAAGGCAGCCGAACGCGAGTACGCCGTCCTCGAAGCACTATACCCCGGAGTTCGTGTCCCGAGGCCAGTCGATCACAACCGTCACGCGATCGTCATGGAACGCATGGACGGCGTCGAACTCTCCCAGACGAAACTCGAATCCCAGCAGGTGCGGCCTGTCCTCGATCTGATCCTTCAGGAAGTACAGAACGCCTACGAGGCGGGATACGTCCACGCGGACATGAGTGAGTACAATGTCTTTGTCGCCGAAGACGGCGTGACAGTCTTCGACTGGCCCCAGGCGGTCGAAACCGAACACGAGAACGCGCGGGAACTGCTCGGGCGCGACGTCGAAAACGTCCTCGGGTACTTCCAGCGGAAGTACCCAAACGCTGTCGAAGACGTAGACAAAACAGCTGTCGCCACAGCCATCGCGGACGGCCACTTCGAATCGATCGACGCGATCTGA